The genomic stretch GCGGTGCGCCGGCCGAAATGAGCGGGCTCCTCTAACGAAGACATCAGGTCCAGGAAGTCGCCGGCGAAATTATCCGCAGGCGGCTGGCCGTCGCCCCGGCGCGTGCCTAGATAGGCTGGGTTGGGCGACCGCCCGGACATCTCTTCGCAAAGGACCCGACCATGCCCGAACAGATCACGTTGAACGACGGCACCACCATTCCGCAGCTTGGCCTTGGCGTGTGGCAGGTCGATCATGGCATCACCGCCGATGTGGTGGGCTGGGCGATCAAGGCCGGCTACCGGCTGATCGACACCGCGCAGGGCTACCAGAACGAGGAGGGCGTCGGCGAGGCGATCCACGCCGCCGATGTGCCGCGAAGCGCGCTGTACATCACCTCGAAACTGCGCAACGGCGCTCATGAACGCGACGCGGCGCTGCGCGCTTTCGACGACACGATGAAAAAACTCGGCATCGAGCAGATCGACCTGTTCCTGATCCACTGGCCGGTGCCCAGCCGCGACAAATATGTCGAGGCCTGGAAGACGCTGATCGAGCTGAAGCAGGCCGGCCGCATCAAGTCGATCGGCGTTTCGAATTTCAACAGGGACCATCTGGAGCGCATCATCGGCGAGACCGGCGTGGTCCCGGTGGCCAACCAGATCGAGCTGCATCCGCGCTTCCAGCAGCGCGCGCTCAGGGAATTTCATGCCGCGCACAATATCCACACCGAAAGCTGGAGCCCGCTGGGCAGCGGCCGGCTGCTCGGCGACCCGACGATCGCCGGCATTGCCGGCAAGCACGGCAAGTCTGCCGCGCAGACGATCATCCGCTGGCACCTCCAGCAAGGGCTGATCGTCATCCCGAAGTCGGTGCGCCAGGACCGCATCGCGGCGAATTTCGACGTCTTCGATTTCGAACTGGACGCGCAGGACCTGGAGACGATCGCCGGCATGGATTCAGCCGACGGCCGCGATGGCCCGAACCCGGCCACGGCGTCGTTCCTGTTCTAAGGGTCGCGTGCCCTCTCTCACCGGGGGAGGGCATGTTCTCCCCCGGAATCTGAAGGTGATTCGCTGACCCTGAAGAACGAAAGCGCGCCAGGCATGCCGCTCGCTTCGATCTCGCCCCGCTCCTGGAATATCAGGCTGGAGCCGACGACGAGATCGCGCACGGTTCGCGACGCGATGATGTCGCCCGGTTCGGCGTGATCGAGCAGCCGCGCCGCGAGCTCGATCGCGATCCCGGTCAGATCGTCGCCGCGCTCTTCGCATTCACCGGTGTGGACCGCGCAGCGGACATCGATACCGGATCGTCGCAGGCGATGACGGATCGCGATGGCGCACTGGATCGACCGGGTCGGCCTCTGGAACACGGCGAGAAATCCATTTTCCGAGTGCCTGATCTGCCTGCCTTCGGCAGTGAGCAATTCGGCGCGGATCTCTTCAGCCTGGCGTTCGACAGGATCCGCGCCGGCACAGGAGGGTGAGTTACCCATCTCCAGCAACAGAACCGACACCAGGACCCGTTCGCCTGGTGCCGCCGGCAGGGCGCCGGTAACGAAGGATTGGATCTCGTCGACGAGACGATCGGAATTCTCGCCCCAGATCACATGGTCGCGGCCGGCGAGTTCGATGTATCTGGCGCCTTCGATGTGCGTCGCCAGGTAGCGCCCTTCTTCAGGTTTTACCCAGCGGTCGCCGCTCGTCTGCACGATCAGTGCTGGAACATGAATGGTAGGTAGAATGTCACGGATGTCGATTTCCGTGCCCCAGCGCCAGAGCGCGATGGCTTCGGCGGGCGAGGCCGAATTCCTGAGGTAGGCTGCGAACCATTCTCTCTCGTAGCTGTCATTCATCAGGCTGGGTGCCGCATTGCTCATGTCCGCAGGCTCGCCCCATTGTCTCTCGACGGCGGCCAGGTCTTCTTCCACCTGCTGGCTTGTCCTTGCCCATGGGTAATCCTTCGACCACCTGCCCCTGGCATAGGTTCCGTTGAGCACAAGTGCCGCGGTGCGCTCGGGATAGGTCGCGGCGAACAGCATGCACATGGGGCCGCCTTCGGAGCTGCCGAACAGAACCGTACGCTTCGAGCCGACCGCATCCAGCACCGCCCGCATGTCTTCCATTCGTTCCTCAAGGGTCGGCAAACCAACGCTGCGGTCTGACAACCCTGTGCCGCGCTTGTCCATGCGGATCAGGCGCGAAAAGGTGCCGAGGCGATGCAGCAGATGCGAAAGCCGCGGCGACGACCAGGCAAGATCGAGGTTGGAAACCCATCCAGGAACATAGATCAGGTCGATCGCTCCATCGCCGGTTACCTGATAGGCGATGTTGGTCCCGGCCGATTTGGCATAGTGGGTCGAAGCCTGCTGCCGCTCGCCGGCATGGGCTGGCGCTGGTGGTGATATCGCTCCGACAGGCGGGGCCGGGCCTGCCGTCTTGGACCGCGCTTGCGGCGCCATGCGGCGCGTTCGCAACTCTTCGTAGAGGGAACGGGTTTCGGGCTCGGGCTGCAGGTTGAGCCCGCGCTGCAGCACGCCACGGCAATTTTCATATTGCCTCAGCGCAAGATTGATCCGGCCCTGGGCCGCAAAGGCTTGCATGAGAGCGCGGTGGATGTCTTCCCGCAGGGGCTCCATGGTCAGCAGACGCGTCGCCGCGCGGACGCAGGATGCCGGATCGACCGCCGAGTAATGCGCAACGAGCCTGTCCAGCGCCGCGACCGCTATCGCCCTCAGGCGTTCGCGCTCGACCCGCAGCCAATCTTCGAAGGGCTCTTCCTTCAGCCCGAAGCCTTCGAGCAGGTCGCCTCGATAGACGAGAAGCGCCTGTTCGAGATCGTCAGCCATTGAACTGGCGGCCAATGCCTCGAACCGGGCGACATCGAAATCAAGTTCATCGAGATGGAGGGCGACGTTGTCACCATCGGTGAGGAAGCGACCGCCGGACGCCTGCATGGCCTTCCTCACGGCCGACACCGCCTGCCTGAGGCTCGTTCTGGCCTGTGCCTCGCTGTTGACGCCCCAAAGCAGTGTCGCAAGCTTCTCGCGTGACTGCGAATGTCGCGACTGCAAGGCGAGATAGGCCACCATGGCGCGCGCCTTGCGGCTGAGAACCGGCACTGCCCGCGCATCGCCGGCAAAGTCGAAACCACCGAGCAGGTTGAGGTGAGGGTGCGCCATCGGATCCGCCACAACTTTGCGATGATCCTTTCCCGTAGCTGCCCCCATTTCAACCGGGATTTTGCCGACGCGGCGCTTTTCACGAATCCATCACGCTTGTTCCAACGCGTATCTCACGGCGGTGGAGGACAAGGCTGGGGATCAACAGCCTTGTATCGGGAGGATGTCATGCTGCCCCTAAATGCGACCGACTGGCCCACCTGGCACGATGAACCCAAGGAAAATTCCGGCGAGGTAGCGCCGCTGCGGCATGATCTTGCGCTCGCGCGCTATCTCGAGAGGCAGCAGGGCTGGCGGGCATCGGCGGTCCACCGGTTCGATCCCGGGGAAACGGCGATCCGCTGGTGCGCGCTGGTCGCACGTGTCGGGCGGGCGGGCCGCTTCACTTCCGCCGTCCCATCGCCGCGTCACGACCATTGAGGCCGAACCGCGCCGCAGCGGCCGGAAACTCCGCCAGCCGTAAGATGTTGCACTAAAGTGGCTTGTGGCGCCGCTAAATCCCGGACCCATCCAGTTGCTGGGCGTCGTCGCCTTCCCACGGCGCCGGCATCGAGCCGCCGCGGCTGAGGTTGGCCGAGGGCAGGGGCATCCAGCATTTCAGCTCCGGCTCGGCATATTCGACGACGCGGCCGGGCGAGGAGTCGGACGCGCGCCAGCCTTCACCGGCGAACTGGTCGCCGCGCGACCAGTAGGCGAGGTCGACTTCGGCCGGCCCCTGTTCGGAGGGACGGACCGTGACCAGGATCCGGCTGCCGTCCTTGGGCGCCGTCGACATGTGGCGCCACCGTTCGGGCTCGTCCATCGCAATTCCTCCTGCCTTGGTGCGAGATGAAGTGTCGCCTCGCCATCGATGGTGGTCAACCCACACTTTGTCGGATTGCACCTGCCGGCCGCGTCCTTGATCTGGCATGTTCGCCAGGACAAGGAGAGAGGCATTCATGAATGACAAGGTCGAGGCGGCCGCGGGCGGAATGAAACTGTATTTCAGCCGCAATCCCAATCCGCGCCTGGCTGTCGCGGTGGCGCGTCACCTCGATGCGCCGGTGACTTTCGAATTCGCTTCACCCTTTGCGCCGGGGCAAGCGGAGCGATTCCGGGCGCTCAACCCCAACCTCTCCATTCCCATCCTCGCCTGGCCGGGCGGCAGCCTGTGGGAGGCCGACGCCATTGCCTGCCTCCTGTCGCGCACGGCGCGTTCCGATTTCTGGCGCAGCGGCGAGGACGAACCCGACATGATCCGCTGGCTGAGCTGGGGCAAGGAGAATTTCATGCGCGCCTGCGACACCGTGCATTTCGAGCGCGGCACCAAGCAGCGTTATCGAATCGGGCCGATCGATGAGGACAAGGTCAGGGAGGGGCTGCGTGACTTCCACAAGGGGGCCGCGATCCTGGAGGCGGAGCTGGCCGGCCGGCAATGGCTGGTCGGGACGTCGCTTTCCTATGCCGATTTCCGCATGGCGGCTTTCCTGCCCTTCAACGATGCCGCCCGCCTGCCGCTCGGCGACTATCCCGCGCTCTTCAGCTGGTATCGCCGGCTCGAAGCGATCGACGCGTGGCGCGACCCGTTCAAGGGGCTGGATGCGCCGCCCCTGGCGCCGGTGCCGCCGCAAAGGGCGACGCTGTAACGGAAAAAACTGACGACCGGCGCATACAGAAACGAAACTTGAAGACGCCGGCCGCCATTTGGGGGCGTTGGGTGCATCCCGTTGGGGCGTGATGCAAGGTCAGGCTAAGCGGATGGCCGGCATCCGCAACCGCAACGCCGGCCCATGGTGAACAACAGGTTACTATCCACAGGGGCGGCTGCTCTCGCGGCCCCTTCACCGTCCTTCACAACTGTGCGCAACACCCGCCGGCCGGCCATCGGTGCTCGACGGGCCGAGCCTGGGTTGCTAAGCCCCATGCCGCGCAGGAGACCTTTTTGAGTCGAGACATGACCGTTGCGATCGAGATGGGACACACCACGGCGGGCGCCCCAGCAAACCTCGATCTCGAGGAACTGCTGGCGACCCGCCTCCTGGTGCAGGGCAATTCGGGCTCCGGCAAGTCGCATCTGTTGCGCCGCCTGCTTGAGCAGAGCGCGCCCTGGGTGCAGCAGACCATCATCGACCCCGAAGGCGACTTCGTCTCGCTCGGCGAGCGCTACGGCCATCTGGTGATCGATGCCGAGGAGCATACCGAGCGCGGCCTGCAGGCGGCCGGCGAGCGGGCGCGCATCCACCGCGTCTCCACCGTGCTGAACCTCGAAGGGCTCGACGCCGAGAACCAGATGCGGCGCGCCGCGGCCTTCCTCGGCGGGCTGTTCGAGGTCGCCCGCGACCACTGGTACCCGATGCTGGTGGTGGTGGACGAGGCGCAGCTGTTCGCGCCGGCGGTGGCCGGCGAGGTTTCCGACGAGGCGCGCAAACTCTCGCTCGGCGCCATGACCAACCTGATGTGCCGCGGCCGCAAACGGGGACTCGCCGGCATCATCGCCACGCAGCGTCTGGCCAAGCTCGCCAAGAATGTCGCGGCGGAAGCCTCCAATTTCCTCATGGGCCGCACCTTCCTCGACATCGACATGGCGCGCGCCGCCGATCTCTTGGGCATGGAGCGGCGCCAGGCGGAAGCTTTTCGCGACCTCGAACGCGGGCAGTTCATGGCGCTGGGACCGGCGCTGTCGCGGCGACCGCTCGGCCTGCGCATCGGCCCGACCGACACCAGCCCGCGCAACGGCACGCCGCGGCTGATGGCGATGCCGGAGGCCGCACTTGAGGACGCCCGCGCGATCATCCTGGCCGCACCGCCGCCCGAGACGGTGCGCACGCCGCGCCGGGTGGCATCGCCCGATCTGCTCGACCAGCTGATGGCGGCGAAGTCGGCGGCGCTGGAAATCCGCCCCGAACCGGCCGAGCCGCAAATCAGCGCCGAGGACCTGGCGGAGCGGCGCGAGCGGGTCGACCGCGTGCTGCGCGCCATCCTGGCGCAGCCCGATGCGGGTTTCCGCGTCATCGGCGTGCTCTACCAGGAGTTCGTGGTGCGCTGCCGCATCGAGGGCCTGGCCTCGGTGGTGCCGGACCTCGCCGAATTCCGCCGCATGCTGACGCGCGCCCGCGCCGGCCTCGGCTCCGAAACCACGCAGGACGATGCGTGGCGCGATGTTTCCGTGCGCGCCTCGCTGCTGCCCGACGACATGCAGGGCGTGTTCATGATGATCGCGCGTGCCGCCAAGGAAGGCTGGCCGTGCCCGAGCGATGCCGCGATCGCCCGCGCCTACGGTTCGCACTCGCTGCGCCGCGCGCGCCGTCTCCTGACCTATATCGAGGAACAAGGCCTCATCGTGTGCCAGCTCGACGGCACGGGAAAGCGCACCGTGACGCTGGTCGAACTCGCCTGGGCCACGGCCCCCGGCGATCCCAATGCCGAGGAGGCGGAGCAGGGGAGCCTGGCGCTGTGAGCGGCTAGACGCTGGCAGCTCCGGGCGCGACGTCGACGCACGGGCAAACGCCCCCGTCAGCCAGCCGCCGCGATGCCGGCGTGGTGGCTGCCCAACTGCCATAGGGGCAGGGGGAAGCGGCTGTGCTGCACCTCGAGCAGGCGAAAGCCTGCGCTGCCGATCAGGCGCAGCGGATCGCGGTTGAGGTGGCAGCCGCCGGCAATCGATCCCCACAGCCGGTTCAGCCGCTCCTGCCAGCGGCGGTGGCGCGGCCCCTCGGCCTGGCCATGCTCGATGAAGATGAGCCGGCCCGTCGGCTTCAGGACGCGGCGGATTTCGCTCAGCGCCGCCTCGGGGTCCGGAATGGTGCAGAAGGCATAGGTGACGACCACCGTGTCGGCGATGCCGTCGGCCAAAGGCAGGCTTTCGCCGCCGGCGCGGATGCATTCGACCGGGAATGGCGAGGTGCTGCTCTTCGGCGCGGCGAGGCCGAGCATGGTGCCGTCGGGATCGATGCCGACCAGCCGCTCGACCCTGGCGGCGTCATAATAGGGCAGGTTGAGGCCCGAGCCGAAGCCGACCTCGACGACGACGCCTTCAGCCCTCGGGATGAGGCGCCTGCGCATTTGCGTGAAGGCGCCGGCCGAACAGCCGGCATGGACGAAATAGGGGGCGACGCAGCGTGCATACCAGGACAGGCAGGTCTGGCACATGGCTCAGCCTCCATGCCGGGTGCTGGCGCCCAAGGTGGGCCGTTCTGGTGTGGGGTGGCTTGATGTATTGACCGGTGACATTTCTCGCTCCAAGGGAGTTGATCGGGCCGGATCGGCGCGAAACCGGGGGGATGGATAGAAGGCCGGCGTCCCCTCAACGTCCTCTCCTTGCGCGGCCGCGTGCGGATTGATGGAGCTGATACAACTCAGGCTTCTGGGTTTTCCGGAGTTCCGGCTGGACGGGCGGCGCATAGAGCTTGCCCTGCGCAAGGCGGCGGCGCTGGTCATCTACCTCGCCGAGGCCGGCGGACCCGTGGCGCGCGACGTCGCCGCCACGCTGCTGTGGCCCGAAGCCGACGCGGAAGCCGCCCGCGCCCGCCTGCGGCGCACGCTTTACAAGATCCGCATCGCGTTCGGCGATGAGATCATATCAGCCAGCGCGGCATCGCTGAGTGTGCGCCCGGGGCTCCTGGTCGAGGCCGACGCAAGCGCCTTCGAGCATGCCTGCGATGCCGGGCTTCTCGACGAGGCCGCCGGCCTCTACACCGGCGACTATCTCGCCGGCTTCTCGCTGCCGGATTGTCCCGAATTCGAGGAATGGGTGTTCTTCCGCCGCGAGGCCTTGCGCAGCCGGCTGGTGCAGGCGCTGGAGCGGCTGGTGGAAGCCAGGATCGCCGGGGGCGATGCGCGCGGCGCCGTGCTGCACGCCACGCGCCTTGCCGCCCTCGACCCGTTGAGCGAAAGCGCGCACCGCCACCTGATCCGCGCCCATCTGGCCGCCGGCGACCGGGCGGCGGCCGAGCGCCAGGGCGAAACCTCTATGCGGCTGCTGCGCGAGGAGCTCGGCGTGGCGCCGGACCCCGCCACGCTGGCGTTGCTGCGCGCGGGCAATGCCGAACCGGAGATGCCCAGAACCCGCTATGTCGCCGTGGACGGCATCCATATCGCCTACCAGACGATAGGCAGCGGCCCGGCCGACATCGTGCTGGTGCCCGGCTTCATCTCGCATGTCGAGCGCATCTGGGAAGACAGGAGCTGCCGCGCCTGGCTCGATGCCGCGTCGCGGCTCGGCCGGCTGATCCTGTTCGACCGGCGCGGCATGGGCCTGTCCGACCGCGTCGGCGCCCGCCCGACCGTCGAGGCCACCGCGCGTGACATTCTGGCGGTGATGGATGCGGCCGGCAGCCGCAAAGCCTTGCTGGTCGGCGCCTCGGAAGGCGGGCCGGGCTGCATCCGCTTTGCCGTCGACCACCCCGACCGCCTGAC from Mesorhizobium sp. 113-3-3 encodes the following:
- a CDS encoding alpha/beta hydrolase; translated protein: MELIQLRLLGFPEFRLDGRRIELALRKAAALVIYLAEAGGPVARDVAATLLWPEADAEAARARLRRTLYKIRIAFGDEIISASAASLSVRPGLLVEADASAFEHACDAGLLDEAAGLYTGDYLAGFSLPDCPEFEEWVFFRREALRSRLVQALERLVEARIAGGDARGAVLHATRLAALDPLSESAHRHLIRAHLAAGDRAAAERQGETSMRLLREELGVAPDPATLALLRAGNAEPEMPRTRYVAVDGIHIAYQTIGSGPADIVLVPGFISHVERIWEDRSCRAWLDAASRLGRLILFDRRGMGLSDRVGARPTVEATARDILAVMDAAGSRKALLVGASEGGPGCIRFAVDHPDRLTGLVLWGSLAKGSRAPDYPFALTSAQYDLWQQRLLAGWGGPAEIETFAPSLADDRQARAWWAGLLRAASSPGAVAGLLQALRDADVRPLLSKVRAPTLVLHRRGDRAVRVEAGRYLAARIAGARFVEVEGEDHWFWVGEKGALLEGIGGMVRGKTGHHPTLA
- a CDS encoding class I SAM-dependent methyltransferase; this translates as MCQTCLSWYARCVAPYFVHAGCSAGAFTQMRRRLIPRAEGVVVEVGFGSGLNLPYYDAARVERLVGIDPDGTMLGLAAPKSSTSPFPVECIRAGGESLPLADGIADTVVVTYAFCTIPDPEAALSEIRRVLKPTGRLIFIEHGQAEGPRHRRWQERLNRLWGSIAGGCHLNRDPLRLIGSAGFRLLEVQHSRFPLPLWQLGSHHAGIAAAG
- a CDS encoding ATP-binding protein — protein: MTVAIEMGHTTAGAPANLDLEELLATRLLVQGNSGSGKSHLLRRLLEQSAPWVQQTIIDPEGDFVSLGERYGHLVIDAEEHTERGLQAAGERARIHRVSTVLNLEGLDAENQMRRAAAFLGGLFEVARDHWYPMLVVVDEAQLFAPAVAGEVSDEARKLSLGAMTNLMCRGRKRGLAGIIATQRLAKLAKNVAAEASNFLMGRTFLDIDMARAADLLGMERRQAEAFRDLERGQFMALGPALSRRPLGLRIGPTDTSPRNGTPRLMAMPEAALEDARAIILAAPPPETVRTPRRVASPDLLDQLMAAKSAALEIRPEPAEPQISAEDLAERRERVDRVLRAILAQPDAGFRVIGVLYQEFVVRCRIEGLASVVPDLAEFRRMLTRARAGLGSETTQDDAWRDVSVRASLLPDDMQGVFMMIARAAKEGWPCPSDAAIARAYGSHSLRRARRLLTYIEEQGLIVCQLDGTGKRTVTLVELAWATAPGDPNAEEAEQGSLAL
- a CDS encoding aldo/keto reductase — encoded protein: MPEQITLNDGTTIPQLGLGVWQVDHGITADVVGWAIKAGYRLIDTAQGYQNEEGVGEAIHAADVPRSALYITSKLRNGAHERDAALRAFDDTMKKLGIEQIDLFLIHWPVPSRDKYVEAWKTLIELKQAGRIKSIGVSNFNRDHLERIIGETGVVPVANQIELHPRFQQRALREFHAAHNIHTESWSPLGSGRLLGDPTIAGIAGKHGKSAAQTIIRWHLQQGLIVIPKSVRQDRIAANFDVFDFELDAQDLETIAGMDSADGRDGPNPATASFLF
- a CDS encoding glutathione S-transferase family protein, which gives rise to MKLYFSRNPNPRLAVAVARHLDAPVTFEFASPFAPGQAERFRALNPNLSIPILAWPGGSLWEADAIACLLSRTARSDFWRSGEDEPDMIRWLSWGKENFMRACDTVHFERGTKQRYRIGPIDEDKVREGLRDFHKGAAILEAELAGRQWLVGTSLSYADFRMAAFLPFNDAARLPLGDYPALFSWYRRLEAIDAWRDPFKGLDAPPLAPVPPQRATL
- a CDS encoding alpha/beta fold hydrolase: MAHPHLNLLGGFDFAGDARAVPVLSRKARAMVAYLALQSRHSQSREKLATLLWGVNSEAQARTSLRQAVSAVRKAMQASGGRFLTDGDNVALHLDELDFDVARFEALAASSMADDLEQALLVYRGDLLEGFGLKEEPFEDWLRVERERLRAIAVAALDRLVAHYSAVDPASCVRAATRLLTMEPLREDIHRALMQAFAAQGRINLALRQYENCRGVLQRGLNLQPEPETRSLYEELRTRRMAPQARSKTAGPAPPVGAISPPAPAHAGERQQASTHYAKSAGTNIAYQVTGDGAIDLIYVPGWVSNLDLAWSSPRLSHLLHRLGTFSRLIRMDKRGTGLSDRSVGLPTLEERMEDMRAVLDAVGSKRTVLFGSSEGGPMCMLFAATYPERTAALVLNGTYARGRWSKDYPWARTSQQVEEDLAAVERQWGEPADMSNAAPSLMNDSYEREWFAAYLRNSASPAEAIALWRWGTEIDIRDILPTIHVPALIVQTSGDRWVKPEEGRYLATHIEGARYIELAGRDHVIWGENSDRLVDEIQSFVTGALPAAPGERVLVSVLLLEMGNSPSCAGADPVERQAEEIRAELLTAEGRQIRHSENGFLAVFQRPTRSIQCAIAIRHRLRRSGIDVRCAVHTGECEERGDDLTGIAIELAARLLDHAEPGDIIASRTVRDLVVGSSLIFQERGEIEASGMPGALSFFRVSESPSDSGGEHALPR